Proteins encoded by one window of Arabidopsis thaliana chromosome 2, partial sequence:
- the AKR2B gene encoding ankyrin repeat-containing 2B (ankyrin repeat-containing 2B (AKR2B); FUNCTIONS IN: transcription regulator activity; LOCATED IN: plasma membrane; EXPRESSED IN: 25 plant structures; EXPRESSED DURING: 15 growth stages; CONTAINS InterPro DOMAIN/s: Ankyrin repeat-containing domain (InterPro:IPR020683), Ankyrin repeat (InterPro:IPR002110); BEST Arabidopsis thaliana protein match is: ankyrin repeat-containing protein 2 (TAIR:AT4G35450.1); Has 80350 Blast hits to 27630 proteins in 1286 species: Archae - 139; Bacteria - 6360; Metazoa - 42384; Fungi - 5488; Plants - 3518; Viruses - 784; Other Eukaryotes - 21677 (source: NCBI BLink).), whose product MASSSEKTPLIPSDEKNDTKEESKSTTKPESGSGAPPSPSPTDPGLDFNAFDFSGMAGILNDPSIKELAEQIAKDPSFNQLAEQLQRSVPTGSHEGGLPNFDPQQYMQTMQQVMENPEFRTMAERLGNALVQDPQMSPFLEALGNPAASEQFAERMAQMKEDPELKPILAEIDAGGPSAMMKYWNDKDVLAKLGEAMGIAVGADQTVAAEPEEAEEGEEEESIVHQTASLGDVEGLKAALASGGNKDEEDSEGRTALHFACGYGEVRCAQVLLDAGANANAIDKNKNTPLHYAAGYGRKECVSLLLENGAAVTQQNMDNKNPIDVARLNNQLDVVKLLEKDAFL is encoded by the exons ATGGCTTCAAGCTCAGAGAAAACACCTCTTATTCCTTCAG ATGAGAAAAACGATACCAAGGAAGAGAGTAAGAGTACTACTAAACCAGAATCAGGCTCAGGAGCTCCACCTTCACCTTCACCGACTGATCCTGGGCTTGATTTCAATGCTTTTGATTTCTCCGGCATGGCTGGGATCCTCAAT GATCCAAGTATCAAGGAATTGGCTGAGCAAATAGCTAAAGATCCTTCATTTAACCAGTTAGCTGAGCAGCTTCAGAGATCTGTGCCAACCGGATCTCATGAAGGAGGTCTACCTAACTTTGATCCACAACAGTATATGCAGACAATGCAGCAGGTTATGGAGAATCCTGAGTTTAGAACAATGGCTGAGCGTCTTGGTAACGCTTTGGTGCAG GATCCACAAATGTCTCCCTTTTTGGAGGCTCTTGGTAACCCTGCAGCATCAGAGCAGTTTGCAGAGCGTATGGCGCAAATGAAAGAAGATCCTGAATTGAAACCTATACTAGCTGAGATTGATGCTGGTGGTCCTTCTGCTATGATGAA GTACTGGAATGATAAAGATGTGTTGGCAAAGCTGGGTGAAGCAATGGGTATAGCTGTTGGAGCAGACCAGACTGTTGCAGCTGAACCTGAAGAGGCCGAAGAaggggaagaggaagagtctATTGTTCACCAGACCGCTAGTCTTGGTGATGTCGAG GGTTTGAAAGCTGCCTTGGCATCTGGTGGgaacaaagatgaagaagactctgaaggAAGGACTGCTTTGCATTTTGCATGTGGATACGGCGAG GTGAGATGTGCTCAGGTTCTTCTGGATGCTGGAGCAAATGCAAATGCGattgacaaaaacaagaacacacCATTGCACTATGCTGCTGGTTATGGAAGGAAAGAGTGTGTAAGCCTCCTCCTAGAGAATGGTGCTGCAGT AACTCAGCAAAACATGGACAATAAAAATCCCATTGATGTGGCCAGGCTAAACAATCAGCTAGATGTGGTGAAACTACTTGAGAAGGACGCTTTCCTCTGA
- a CDS encoding ARID/BRIGHT DNA-binding domain-containing protein (ARID/BRIGHT DNA-binding domain-containing protein; FUNCTIONS IN: sequence-specific DNA binding transcription factor activity; INVOLVED IN: regulation of transcription; LOCATED IN: intracellular; EXPRESSED IN: 25 plant structures; EXPRESSED DURING: 13 growth stages; CONTAINS InterPro DOMAIN/s: Heat shock protein Hsp20 (InterPro:IPR002068), HSP20-like chaperone (InterPro:IPR008978), ARID/BRIGHT DNA-binding domain (InterPro:IPR001606); BEST Arabidopsis thaliana protein match is: ARID/BRIGHT DNA-binding domain-containing protein (TAIR:AT1G76510.2).) → MENLTEIESTMESLTEMESERVEQGTDKEIGSGEKRQDDVKETENENSGERVGEEAPVREHEDSPCLIVIEEGTSLASLEEVTNADDLPKIDDEKNSQFETSPHPSPSPSVALDTEEGLINPTAEDTVEENIVSSEVSSDILKDDGDAVEVDRDTAEVQEETANIPESKLSEDTGSPHHHADILMVQEKAAEEHDMIASGDHEEFPVNPDNKHSEENQSPHHHANNVMEQDQAAEEREIISPGEHKEIPANPDTKVVEENNDRIDEGEANNLNLAGDGSGAVDHDYLTKTELDKVLEVPGSETISKLEDRPSEHLSETSMNVEKELEMPAVEILPDNDKNSDVLAVGVSGDSDNVVSVLPASQTSSDRDEGMITVDAEPTEDMKLDVPDSKLVTDTTVDSTNNKDAHVEANTERQDNSSALVLNDANNESAPVKRVPGPYVASSNIKSEARGSGDLNNGVHKIVRTPPVFDGTMRAKRSFLLDDASDGNESGTEEDQSAFMKELDSFFRERNMDFKPPKFYGEGLNCLKLWRAVTRLGGYDKVTGSKLWRQVGESFRPPKTCTTVSWTFRGFYEKALLEYERHKVSEGELQIPLPLELEPMNIDNQASGSGRARRDAASRAMQGWHSQRLNGNGEVSDPAIKDKNLVLHQKREKQIGTTPGLLKRKRAAEHVVVFPRLDVTVVDVGPPADWVKINVQRTQDCFEVYALVPGLVREEVRVQSDPAGRLVISGEPENPMNPWGATPFKKVVSLPTRIDPHHTSAVVTLNGQLFVRVPLEQLE, encoded by the exons ATGGAGAATTTGACGGAAATAGAATCAACGATGGAGAGTTTAACGGAAATGGAGAGTGAGAGAGTTGAACAGGGTACCGATAAGGAAATTGGAAGTGGAGAGAAAAGGCAGGATGATGTAAAGGAAACGGAGAATGAGAATTCTGGAGAGAGAGTAGGAGAGGAAGCTCCTGTCAGGGAACATGAAGATTCTCCATGTCTCATTGTTATTGAAGAAGGTACTTCCCTAGCTTCCCTTGAGGAGGTGACCAATGCTGATGATCTGCCGAagattgatgatgagaagaattCCCAATTTGAAACAAGCCCGCATCCAAGTCCTTCTCCTTCAGTAGCTTTAGACACTGAAGAAGGGTTAATCAACCCTACTGCAGAAGACACTGTAGAAGAGAACATAGTGTCTAGCGAAGTAAGTTCGGATATCTTGAAAGATGACGGAGATGCCGTCGAGGTTGACAGAGATACTGCAGAAGTCCAGGAAGAAACGGCCAACATACCTGAATCCAAACTCTCGGAGGACACAGGATCACCTCATCATCATGCTGATATTCTGATGGTGCAGGAAAAAGCTGCAGAAGAACATGACATGATAGCCTCTGGAGACCATGAAGAATTTCCAGTCAATCCTGATAACAAACACTCTGAAGAAAATCAGTCACCACATCATCATGCTAATAATGTGATGGAGCAGGACCAAGCTGCAGAAGAACGTGAGATCATATCCCCAGGAGAACATAAGGAAATTCCAGCCAATCCTGATACTAAAGTTGTTGAGGAGAACAATGACAGGATAGATGAGGGTGAGGCTAACAATTTGAATTTGGCTGGCGATGGAAGTGGAGCAGTCGATCATGATTACTTGACCAAAACGGAGCTGGACAAAGTGCTAGAGGTGCCTGGTTCTGAGACCATATCAAAACTGGAGGATAGGCCATCTGAGCATCTCTCAGAAACCTCAATGAACGTGGAAAAAGAACTAGAAATGCCTGCCGTTGAAATTTTGCCAGACAATGACAAAAACTCTGATGTGTTGGCAGTTGGAGTTTCTGGAGACAGTGACAATGTGGTATCTGTCTTGCCCGCTTCCCAAACTTCCTCTGATCGTGATGAAGGAATGATTACAGTTGATGCTGAACCTACGGAAGACATGAAACTTGATGTTCCAGATTCTAAATTGGTTACTGATACTACTGTTGACTCTACTAATAACAAGGATGCCCATGTTGAGGCTAATACTGAAAGGCAAGATAATTCTAGTGCACTTGTGCTAAATGATGCAAATAATGAAAGTGCACCAGTGAAACGTGTACCTGGTCCTTATGTTGCATCTTCCAATATAAAGTCTGAAGCGCGGGGTAGTGGAGATTTGAACAATGGAGTACATAAAATAGTTCGGACCCCACCTGTCTTTGATGGGACCATGCGCGCAAAGCGCTCTTTCCTCTTGGATGATGCGTCTGATGGTAATGAATCTGGAACGGAAGAGGATCAATCTGCTTTTATGAAAGAATTGGATAGTTTTTTTAGAGAGCGAAACATGGATTTCAAACCTCCAAAATTTTACGGGGAGGGACTGAACTGCCTCAA GTTGTGGAGAGCTGTAACTAGATTGGGCGGATATGACAAG GTTACTGGAAGCAAATTATGGCGGCAAGTGGGAGAGTCTTTCAGGCCCCCAAA GACATGTACAACAGTATCATGGACTTTCCGAGGTTTCTACGAAAAG GCTCTTCTTGAATATGAGCGGCATAAAGTTAGTGAAGGTGAACTTCAGATACCCCTTCCGTTGGAACTAGAACCGATGAATATTGATAATCAG GCGTCTGGATCAGGGAGAGCAAGGAGAGATGCAGCATCACGTGCTATGCAAGGTTGGCATTCACAGCGTCTTAATGGTAACGGTGAAGTTAGTGACCCTGCAATCAAG GATAAGAACTTAGTTCTTCATCAAAAGCGCGAAAAACAGATTGGAACCACCCCTG GTTTGCTCAAACGTAAGAGGGCTGCTGAACATG TTGTTGTTTTTCCTAGGTTGGATGTGACTGTTGTTGATGTTGGACCACCAGCTGACTGGGTGAAGATTAACGTACAGAGAACG CAAGATTGCTTTGAGGTGTATGCATTAGTCCCAGGATTAGTCCGTGAAGAG GTCCGAGTCCAATCAGATCCGGCTGGGCGGTTAGTAATAAGTGGCGAACCCGAGAACCCTATGAATCCTTGGGGAGCTACTCCTTTCAAAAAG GTGGTAAGTTTACCAACGAGAATCGATCCGCATCACACATCGGCTGTGGTAACCCTAAACGGGCAGTTATTTGTTCGTGTGCCTCTGGAGCAATTGGAGTAG
- the HMG2 gene encoding 3-hydroxy-3-methylglutaryl-CoA reductase 2 (3-hydroxy-3-methylglutaryl-CoA reductase 2 (HMG2); CONTAINS InterPro DOMAIN/s: Hydroxymethylglutaryl-CoA reductase, class I, catalytic (InterPro:IPR004554), Hydroxymethylglutaryl-CoA reductase, class I/II, substrate-binding (InterPro:IPR009029), Hydroxymethylglutaryl-CoA reductase, class I/II, NAD/NADP-binding (InterPro:IPR009023), Hydroxymethylglutaryl-CoA reductase, class I/II, catalytic (InterPro:IPR002202); BEST Arabidopsis thaliana protein match is: hydroxy methylglutaryl CoA reductase 1 (TAIR:AT1G76490.1); Has 2106 Blast hits to 2105 proteins in 886 species: Archae - 203; Bacteria - 937; Metazoa - 224; Fungi - 225; Plants - 261; Viruses - 1; Other Eukaryotes - 255 (source: NCBI BLink).) produces the protein MEDLRRRFPTKKNGEEISNVAVDPPLRKASDALPLPLYLTNTFFLSLFFATVYFLLSRWREKIRNSTPLHVVDLSEICALIGFVASFIYLLGFCGIDLIFRSSSDDDVWVNDGMIPCNQSLDCREVLPIKPNSVDPPRESELDSVEDEEIVKLVIDGTIPSYSLETKLGDCKRAAAIRREAVQRITGKSLTGLPLEGFDYNSILGQCCEMPVGYVQIPVGIAGPLLLDGVEYSVPMATTEGCLVASTNRGFKAIHLSGGAFSVLVKDAMTRAPVVRFPSARRAALVMFYLQDPSNFERLSLIFNKSSRFARLQSITCTIAGRNLYPRFACSTGDAMGMNMVSKGVQNVLDFVKSEFPDMDVIGISGNYCSDKKASAVNWIEGRGKHVVCEAFIKAEIVEKVLKTSVEALVELNTLKNLVGSAMAGSLGGFNAHSSNIVSAVFIATGQDPAQNVESSHCMTMILPDGDDLHISVSMPCIEVGTVGGGTQLASQAACLNLLGVKGSNNEKPGSNAQQLARIVAGSVLAGELSLMSAIAAGQLVKSHMKYNRSSRDIGPSSQVNR, from the exons ATGGAGGATCTCCGTCGTAGATTTCCGACTAAAAAGAACGGAGAAGAAATCTCTAATGTCGCCGTCGATCCTCCTCTTCGTAAAGCCTCTGACGCGCTTCCTCTTCCGTTATACCTAACCAACACTTTTTTCCTCTCGCTCTTCTTCGCTactgtttattttcttcttagcCGATGGCGTGAGAAGATCCGTAACTCGACGCCTCTTCACGTCGTTGACTTATCTGAGATCTGTGCTCTAATCGGTTTCGTTGCTTCGTTTATCTACCTCCTTGGTTTCTGTGGTATTGATCTCATTTTCCGATCTTCTTCCGATGATGATGTTTGGGTTAACGATGGGATGATTCCATGTAATCAATCCCTAGATTGTCGTGAGGTTCTTCCGATTAAACCTAATTCCGTCGATCCTCCTCGGGAATCGGAGCTTGATTCggtggaagatgaagaaatcgTTAAATTAGTGATCGACGGAACCATCCCTTCGTACTCATTGGAGACGAAACTCGGAGATTGTAAAAGAGCAGCAGCGATTAGAAGAGAAGCGGTTCAGAGGATAACCGGTAAATCCTTAACCGGTCTTCCATTGGAAGGTTTCGATTACAATTCAATTTTGGGGCAATGCTGTGAGATGCCAGTTGGGTATGTTCAGATCCCAGTGGGGATTGCAGGACCTTTGTTGCTTGATGGGGTTGAGTATTCAGTGCCAATGGCTACAACAGAAGGTTGTTTGGTTGCTAGTACCAATAGAGGTTTTAAAGCTATACACTTGTCTGGTGGTGCTTTTAGTGTTCTTGTGAAAGATGCCATGACTAGAGCTCCAGTTGTTAGATTCCCTTCTGCAAGAAGAGCTGCTCTTGTCATGTTTTATCTTCAAGATCCTTCTAATTTCGAGAGATTGTCTCTCATTTTCAACAA ATCGAGTAGATTTGCTAGGCTTCAGAGTATTACATGCACGATTGCTGGGAGGAATCTGTATCCGAGGTTTGCGTGTAGTACTGGTGATGCTATGGGGATGAACATGGTCTCAAAAGGTGTTCAGAATGTCTTGGACTTTGTAAAGAGCGAGTTTCCTGACATGGATGTTATTGGCATCTCTG GGAACTACTGTTCGGACAAGAAGGCTTCGGCTGTAAACTGGATCGAAGGACGTGGTAAGCATGTTGTATGTGAAGCTTTTATTAAGGCTGAGATTGTGGAGAAAGTGTTGAAGACTAGCGTTGAGGCTCTTGTAGAGCTTAACACGCTCAAGAATCTTGTTGGTTCAGCCATGGCGGGTTCTCTTGGTGGGTTCAATGCTCATTCAAGCAATATTGTCAGCGCTGTGTTCATCGCCACTGGCCAAGACCCAGCTCAAAACGTGGAGAGCTCACACTGTATGACCATGATTCTTCCCGATGGTGACGACCTTCACATCTCTGTTTCAATGCCTTGCATTGAG GTTGGTACTGTTGGAGGTGGGACACAACTTGCATCACAAGCAGCTTGTTTGAATCTACTCGGTGTGAAAGGATCAAACAACGAGAAACCTGGCTCGAACGCACAGCAATTGGCAAGAATAGTGGCTGGTTCGGTTCTTGCAGGAGAGCTTTCACTAATGTCTGCTATTGCAGCTGGACAGCTTGTGAAGAGTCACATGAAATACAACAGATCCAGCAGAGACATTGGCCCTTCGTCTCAAGTCAACAGGTGA
- the AP19 gene encoding associated protein 19 (associated protein 19 (AP19); FUNCTIONS IN: protein transporter activity; INVOLVED IN: intracellular protein transport, transport, vesicle-mediated transport, protein transport; LOCATED IN: membrane coat, mitochondrion, clathrin vesicle coat, clathrin coat of trans-Golgi network vesicle, clathrin adaptor complex; EXPRESSED IN: 23 plant structures; EXPRESSED DURING: 15 growth stages; CONTAINS InterPro DOMAIN/s: Clathrin adaptor AP1, sigma subunit (InterPro:IPR015604), Adaptor protein complex, sigma subunit (InterPro:IPR016635), Clathrin adaptor, sigma subunit/coatomer, zeta subunit (InterPro:IPR000804), Longin-like (InterPro:IPR011012); BEST Arabidopsis thaliana protein match is: Clathrin adaptor complex small chain family protein (TAIR:AT4G35410.2); Has 1854 Blast hits to 1853 proteins in 251 species: Archae - 0; Bacteria - 0; Metazoa - 748; Fungi - 497; Plants - 257; Viruses - 0; Other Eukaryotes - 352 (source: NCBI BLink).), with translation MIHFVLLVSRQGKVRLTKWYSPYTQKERSKVIRELSGVILNRGPKLCNFIEWRGYKVVYKRYASLYFCMCIDEADNELEVLEIIHHYVEILDRYFGSVCELDLIFNFHKAYYILDELLIAGELQESSKKTVARIISAQDQLVEVAKEEASSISNIIAQATK, from the exons ATG ATACATTTCGTGTTACTAGTCAGTCGACAAGGGAAAGTAAGGCTCACCAAGTGGTATTCGCCGTATACGCAGAAGGAAAGATCTAAG GTCATACGTGAACTCAGTGGAGTGATTCTGAACCGAGGTCCCAAGCTCTGCAATTTTATTGAATGGAGAGGATACAAGGTTGTCTACAAAAG ATATGCAAGCTTGTACTTCTGCATGTGCATTGATGAGGCGGATAACGAGTTAGAGGTACTGGAGATAATTCATCACTACGTCGAGATTCTTGACCGCTACTTTGGCAGT GTGTGTGAACTCgatttgatttttaacttCCACAAG GCGTATTATATACTCGATGAGCTGTTGATCGCCGGAGAACTTCAAGAGTCAAGCAAGAAAACAGTTGCAAGGATAATATCAGCCCAG GATCAATTGGTGGAAGTTGCGAAAGAGGAGGCGAGTTCCATAAGTAATATAATTGCTCAGGCTACCAAGTAG
- a CDS encoding ARID/BRIGHT DNA-binding domain-containing protein, with amino-acid sequence MENLTEIESTMESLTEMESERVEQGTDKEIGSGEKRQDDVKETENENSGERVGEEAPVREHEDSPCLIVIEEGTSLASLEEVTNADDLPKIDDEKNSQFETSPHPSPSPSVALDTEEGLINPTAEDTVEENIVSSEVSSDILKDDGDAVEVDRDTAEVQEETANIPESKLSEDTGSPHHHADILMVQEKAAEEHDMIASGDHEEFPVNPDNKHSEENQSPHHHANNVMEQDQAAEEREIISPGEHKEIPANPDTKVVEENNDRIDEGEANNLNLAGDGSGAVDHDYLTKTELDKVLEVPGSETISKLEDRPSEHLSETSMNVEKELEMPAVEILPDNDKNSDVLAVGVSGDSDNVVSVLPASQTSSDRDEGMITVDAEPTEDMKLDVPDSKLVTDTTVDSTNNKDAHVEANTERQDNSSALVLNDANNESAPVKRVPGPYVASSNIKSEARGSGDLNNGVHKIVRTPPVFDGTMRAKRSFLLDDASDGNESGTEEDQSAFMKELDSFFRERNMDFKPPKFYGEGLNCLKLWRAVTRLGGYDKVTGSKLWRQVGESFRPPKTCTTVSWTFRGFYEKALLEYERHKVSEGELQIPLPLELEPMNIDNQASGSGRARRDAASRAMQGWHSQRLNGNGEVSDPAIKDKNLVLHQKREKQIGTTPGLLKRKRAAEHGAKNAIHVSKSMLDVTVVDVGPPADWVKINVQRTQDCFEVYALVPGLVREEVRVQSDPAGRLVISGEPENPMNPWGATPFKKVVSLPTRIDPHHTSAVVTLNGQLFVRVPLEQLE; translated from the exons ATGGAGAATTTGACGGAAATAGAATCAACGATGGAGAGTTTAACGGAAATGGAGAGTGAGAGAGTTGAACAGGGTACCGATAAGGAAATTGGAAGTGGAGAGAAAAGGCAGGATGATGTAAAGGAAACGGAGAATGAGAATTCTGGAGAGAGAGTAGGAGAGGAAGCTCCTGTCAGGGAACATGAAGATTCTCCATGTCTCATTGTTATTGAAGAAGGTACTTCCCTAGCTTCCCTTGAGGAGGTGACCAATGCTGATGATCTGCCGAagattgatgatgagaagaattCCCAATTTGAAACAAGCCCGCATCCAAGTCCTTCTCCTTCAGTAGCTTTAGACACTGAAGAAGGGTTAATCAACCCTACTGCAGAAGACACTGTAGAAGAGAACATAGTGTCTAGCGAAGTAAGTTCGGATATCTTGAAAGATGACGGAGATGCCGTCGAGGTTGACAGAGATACTGCAGAAGTCCAGGAAGAAACGGCCAACATACCTGAATCCAAACTCTCGGAGGACACAGGATCACCTCATCATCATGCTGATATTCTGATGGTGCAGGAAAAAGCTGCAGAAGAACATGACATGATAGCCTCTGGAGACCATGAAGAATTTCCAGTCAATCCTGATAACAAACACTCTGAAGAAAATCAGTCACCACATCATCATGCTAATAATGTGATGGAGCAGGACCAAGCTGCAGAAGAACGTGAGATCATATCCCCAGGAGAACATAAGGAAATTCCAGCCAATCCTGATACTAAAGTTGTTGAGGAGAACAATGACAGGATAGATGAGGGTGAGGCTAACAATTTGAATTTGGCTGGCGATGGAAGTGGAGCAGTCGATCATGATTACTTGACCAAAACGGAGCTGGACAAAGTGCTAGAGGTGCCTGGTTCTGAGACCATATCAAAACTGGAGGATAGGCCATCTGAGCATCTCTCAGAAACCTCAATGAACGTGGAAAAAGAACTAGAAATGCCTGCCGTTGAAATTTTGCCAGACAATGACAAAAACTCTGATGTGTTGGCAGTTGGAGTTTCTGGAGACAGTGACAATGTGGTATCTGTCTTGCCCGCTTCCCAAACTTCCTCTGATCGTGATGAAGGAATGATTACAGTTGATGCTGAACCTACGGAAGACATGAAACTTGATGTTCCAGATTCTAAATTGGTTACTGATACTACTGTTGACTCTACTAATAACAAGGATGCCCATGTTGAGGCTAATACTGAAAGGCAAGATAATTCTAGTGCACTTGTGCTAAATGATGCAAATAATGAAAGTGCACCAGTGAAACGTGTACCTGGTCCTTATGTTGCATCTTCCAATATAAAGTCTGAAGCGCGGGGTAGTGGAGATTTGAACAATGGAGTACATAAAATAGTTCGGACCCCACCTGTCTTTGATGGGACCATGCGCGCAAAGCGCTCTTTCCTCTTGGATGATGCGTCTGATGGTAATGAATCTGGAACGGAAGAGGATCAATCTGCTTTTATGAAAGAATTGGATAGTTTTTTTAGAGAGCGAAACATGGATTTCAAACCTCCAAAATTTTACGGGGAGGGACTGAACTGCCTCAA GTTGTGGAGAGCTGTAACTAGATTGGGCGGATATGACAAG GTTACTGGAAGCAAATTATGGCGGCAAGTGGGAGAGTCTTTCAGGCCCCCAAA GACATGTACAACAGTATCATGGACTTTCCGAGGTTTCTACGAAAAG GCTCTTCTTGAATATGAGCGGCATAAAGTTAGTGAAGGTGAACTTCAGATACCCCTTCCGTTGGAACTAGAACCGATGAATATTGATAATCAG GCGTCTGGATCAGGGAGAGCAAGGAGAGATGCAGCATCACGTGCTATGCAAGGTTGGCATTCACAGCGTCTTAATGGTAACGGTGAAGTTAGTGACCCTGCAATCAAG GATAAGAACTTAGTTCTTCATCAAAAGCGCGAAAAACAGATTGGAACCACCCCTG GTTTGCTCAAACGTAAGAGGGCTGCTGAACATGGTGCAAAAAATGCCATCCATGTATCTAAATCTAT GTTGGATGTGACTGTTGTTGATGTTGGACCACCAGCTGACTGGGTGAAGATTAACGTACAGAGAACG CAAGATTGCTTTGAGGTGTATGCATTAGTCCCAGGATTAGTCCGTGAAGAG GTCCGAGTCCAATCAGATCCGGCTGGGCGGTTAGTAATAAGTGGCGAACCCGAGAACCCTATGAATCCTTGGGGAGCTACTCCTTTCAAAAAG GTGGTAAGTTTACCAACGAGAATCGATCCGCATCACACATCGGCTGTGGTAACCCTAAACGGGCAGTTATTTGTTCGTGTGCCTCTGGAGCAATTGGAGTAG